One window of the Takifugu rubripes chromosome 13, fTakRub1.2, whole genome shotgun sequence genome contains the following:
- the irf8 gene encoding interferon regulatory factor 8 has translation MTNTGGRRLKQWLMEQIQSGQYAGLQWEDESRTLFRIPWKHAGKQDYNQEVDASIFKAWAVFKGKFKEGDKAEPATWKTRLRCALNKSPDFEEVTERSQLDISEPYKVYRIVPEEEQKNGKSTIMAMAATASCGDIDMDCSPAELEELIKEEDGCNIQASPEYWSHSSISAFPLHQDPLPLTTSTPALYQLMISFYYGGKLMHSTVVNHSEGCRISPQQPLSRGALYSSDSMQSVHFPPAELIEYERQRHFTRKLLGHLERGVLVRANQEGIFIKRLCQSRVFWMGLTEVGQQYSPIPCKLERDAVVKIFDTGRFLQALQLYQEGQVPAPDPAVTLCFGEELQDLSSAKNKLIIVQISVLNCQHLLEAVNVRRSQPYCNNPSLDVSDSAAAEQLAHIYQDLCSYSVPQRSACSRDYVPITA, from the exons atGACGAACACGGGAGGTCGGAGACTGAAACAGTGGCTGATGGAGCAGATCCAGAGCGGGCAGTACGCGGGGCTGCAGTGGGAGGATGAGTCTCGTACTCTGTTCCGAATCCCGTGGAAACACGCCGGCAAACAGGACTACAACCAGGAGGTGGACGCGTCCATTTTTAAG GCCTGGGCTGTTTTTAAAGGCAAGTTCAAGGAGGGGGACAAGGCTGAACCTGCCACCTGGAAGACCCGACTTCGCTGTGCTCTGAATAAAAGCCCTGACTTCGAGGAGGTGACCGAGCGCTCACAGCTCGACATTTCTGAACCTTACAAAGTCTACCGCATCGTgcctgaggaagagcagaaga atGGCAAAAGCACCATCATGGCCATGGCGGCGACCGCCAGCTGTGGCGACATAGACATGgactgcagccctgcagaactGGAGGAGCTCATCAAAGAG GAGGACGGCTGTAATATCCAGGCCAGTCCAGAGTACTGGTcccacagcagcatcagcg CTTTCCCTCTGCATCAGGATCCTTTGCCGCTGACCACGTCCACCCCAG CTCTCTACCAACTGATGATCAGTTTTTACTACGGAGGGAAGCTGATGCACAGTACGGTGGTGAACCATTCCGAAGGCTGCAGGATCTCCCcccagcagcccctcagccgCGGTGCCTTGTACAGCTCAGACAGCATGCAGAGCGTCCACTTCCCCCCTGCCGAGCTCATCGAGTATGAGCGCCAGCGCCATTTCACGCGCAAGCTCCTGGGCCACCTGGAGAGAGGCGTGCTGGTGCGGGCCAACCAGGAAGGCATCTTCATCAAACGGCTGTGCCAGAGCAGAGTCTTCTGGATGGGGCTGACGGAGGTGGGGCAGCAGTACAGCCCCATCCCCTGTAAACTTGAGAGGGATGCTGTTGTGAAGATCTTTGACACAGGAAGGTTTCTTCAAG ctctgcagctgTACCAGGAGGGTCAGGTTCCTGCTCCAGATCCCGCGGTGACGCTGTGTTTTGGAGAGGAGCTCCAAGATCTCAGCAGCGCCAAGAACAAACTGATCATTGTGCAG ATCAGCGTGCTGAACTGCCAGCACCTGCTGGAGGCGGTGAACGTGCGGCGCTCGCAGCCCTACTGCAACAACCCGAGCCTGGACGTGTCCGACAGCGCCGCCGCGGAGCAGTTGGCACACATCTACCAGGACCTGTGCAGCTACAGCGTCCCCCAGAGGTCGGCCTGCTCCCGGGACTACGTGCCCATCACCGCCTGA